The Rhizoctonia solani chromosome 14, complete sequence genome has a segment encoding these proteins:
- a CDS encoding Retrotransposable element Tf2 protein produces the protein MEPEPTISALLEAVTTLTATVGSLQDQIHSQGQQLIELKAICKETADLLGDKDQGGTTQTQAQPGPLAGPITPPSHTGGQAITPRTARPGLKDPFRPTRGTTGYNSKEEQPRRIKEEPCGALRDLRTLTPFSLGLDTKHPKMELPDPFKGEIQGQKAVQWLDRMLLWGALHRDQFKEDEQLIVWILYHMEDKAADWALPIIGNIIKGKPNAPTTIPAVTRKFKEAFADPDAKRAVARKIATLTQTSTTSEYVTEFCNLIAELDWNKEAYIAQFTRVLHWKVKELLSTKDNIPNNLEAIFAASIKIDNTCQENEENRPKKVPAKSPVTMTTSTSTTTRVCLSEDPNYVTPEERDRRCASGLCVKCSQKGHGIKQCPNGWKANIKEVAKPLTQKLDIVDNSVEFVSVGLDSNKKPLLFINLHVQNSQAEPIRTLIDSGATSNFISPALVEKLKIPKTQLKNPRVVRMLDGTLSQTGRIWHQVQLAVSANGHSHKIPFLVCPIGNTPAILGMTWLTAEAPLIDWQQGSVTFPEQVQIASKEEADLGPLANLPPQYHEFAKVFGEEEFKALPLHREYNIAINLLLDAKLSPGPIYGMTNAESKALKQHIDKELATSKIRPSTSSTGALVMFVKKADGSLRLVVDYRKLNDVTHKNVYPLPRQDDLMAKLRNAKLFTKLDLSFRTKYGLFEYLVMPFGLTNAPAAFQHFMNDLFRDLINVTVVIYLDDILIFLEKPEEHPAHVREVLSRLMANQLFCKLSKCHFHVTTVDYLGIVISPEGFSMDQKKIEAVTSWPQPKTVKQVQAFLGFVNYLRRFIPNFSTVARPLHNLTKKETPWSWEEPEESAFQELKALVTKSLVLIHSNPELPYYLETDALGVAMGAILSQRGEDNWLHPVAYMSKSFSGAKANYNTHNKELLAIIKALEEWRIFLEATIHYRPRKQSGKPDALSRQLDYIDTPPEPEVMLPTEVFANTLEEELEIAYQEYDWEEDLLWYRGKLVVPNHEPLKERLLREFHNSPMAGHPGQQRTLELLSCNYWWPGMKSSAKEWVECCPVCQANCQAHALAISLKPLEIPLYPFHTISYNFITGFPKSQGYDAILVVIDSFSKFGHFIPTTKKVTARGLADLFVAHVWKLHGLPVRTILDQGTTFTGKFLRALYQRLGIKLSFSLAYHPESDGQTERVNQFIEFYLRLYVSADHSDWAAWLPLAEYAYNNAKHASTGKSPFELVYGKSPVMNLSNIPANVPEADQDNSWEPKELLEHSQEEIKCFNQARLKKACDAAKSL, from the exons atggaaccagagccaaccattagcgctctccttgaggctgtCACCACCCTCACCGCCACCGTTGGGtccctgcaggaccaaattcactcccaaggccaacagctcattgagctcaaagccatatgcaaggaaaccgcggacctccttggagacaaggaccagggGGGAaccacccaaacccaagcacagcctggcccattggctgggcctatcacccctccttCCCATACAGGAGGACAGGCCATCACTCCAAGAACGgctaggcctgggctcaaagaCCCTTTCCGCCCCACCAGAGGCACCACTGGGTACAactccaaggaagaacaaCCAAGGAGAATCAAGGAGGAGCCTTGCGGAGCGCTTAGGGATCTAAGGACCCTTACCCCCTTCAGCTTGGGTTTGGACACCAAACatcccaaaatggaactACCAGACCCATTCAAAGGGGAGATTCAAGGGCAGAAAGCAGTTCAATGGCTAGACCGCATGCTGTTATGGGGGGCCCTTCACAGGGACCAATTCAAAGAGGATGAGCAGCTGATTGtctggatcctctaccacatggaGGACAAGGCTGCTGATTGGGCACTCCCTATTATTGGGAACATCATTAAGGGCAAACCCAATGCTCCTACAACCATCCCTGCCGTGACCAgaaaattcaaagaagcctttgctgacccagatgccaaaagGGCTGTGGCCAGGAAAATTGCCACACTTACTCAGACAAgcaccacgtctgagtatgtAACAGAATTCTGTAACCTCATTGCGgaactagactggaacaaggaggcgtacattgcccagttcacgcgcgtccttcactggaaggttaaggaactcttgtccaccaaggacaacattcccaACAACTTGGAGGCTATCTTTGCTGCCTCCATCAAAATAGACAACACTTGTCAGGAAAATGAAGAgaaccgccccaaaaaggtCCCTGCTAAGTCCCCGGTCACCATGACcacatccacctccaccacaaCAAGGGTCTGCCTATCAGAGGATCCTAACTAtgtcaccccggaggaaagggaccgccgctGTGCATCAggcctttgcgtcaagtgcaGCCAAAAAGGTCATGGGATCAAGCAAtgccccaacggctggaaagccaaCATCAAGGAAGTGGCCAAG cccctgaCTCAAAAATTGGACATTGTAGATAATTCTGTAGAGTTTGTGTCTGTTGGTCTTGACTCTAATAAAAAACCATTATTATTCATCAACCTACACGTCCAAAATTCCCAGGCAGAACCCATTAGAACTCTCATTGATTCcggcgccacctccaactTCATATCCCCAGCTctagtagaaaaactcaaaatcccaaaaacccaactcaaaaatccacgagttgtgagaatgttagatggtaccctATCCCAaactggtcgcatatggcaccaggttcaacttgcagtctcggccaatggccactcaCACAAGATCCCCTTCCTAGTTTGTCCCATTGGGAATACACCGGCAATtttaggcatgacatggttaacggcagaagctcccctcattgattggcaacagggatcagtcacattccctgaacaagtacagattgcctccaaagaagaagcagacctggGCCCTTTAGCAAACCTTCCCCCtcaataccatgaatttgccaaggtatttggtgAGGAGGAGTTCAAAGCCCTACCTCTGCACCGGGAATACAACATAGCCATCAACCTACTCCTGGACGCCAAACTTTCTCCAGGACCAATCtatggcatgaccaatgcgGAATCAAAAGCACttaaacaacacattgacaaggaactaGCAACCAGCAAAATCCGTCCTAGTACCTCATCAACAGGTGCcctggtcatgtttgtaaagaaggcagatggctcCCTCAGGCTGGTAGTAGATTACCggaagctgaatgacgtaacccacaaaaacgtgTATCCACTTCCCAGacaagatgacctcatggctaagCTCAGGAACGCCAAGTTGTTTACCAAGCTGGACTTAT CTTTCAGGACCAAGTACGGGCTCTTTGAATATCTAgtgatgccttttggcctcaCAAATGCCCCCGCCGCTtttcagcatttcatgaatgatttgttcaGGGATCTCATCAATGTCACAGTAGTCAtctacttggatgatatttTGATCTTTTTGGAGAAACCGGAAGAACACCCTGCCCATGTgagggaagtcctatccaGGCTAATGGCAaatcagctgttctgcaaactctcaaagtgccacttccacgtaACCACAGTTGactaccttggcattgtaaTCTCACCGGAAggattctccatggatcagaagaagatagAAGCTGTCACCTCATGGCCCCAACCCAAAActgtcaaacaggtccaggcattCTTAggctttgtcaactacctccggCGTTttattcccaacttcagcacggttgcacgccccctccataacctcaccaagaaggaaactccctggtcatgggaggaaccagaagagTCTGCATTCCAGGAGCTAAAGGCCCTTGTCACCAAATCCCTGGTCCttatccactccaacccagaactaccctactacctagaaacagacgcattgggggtagctatgggagccatactgAGTCAAAGAGGGGAAGATAACTGGCTCCATCCAGTCGCATATATGTCTAAGTCCTTCTCTGGTGCCAAAGCCAATTACAATACACACAATAAGGAGTTACTGGCAATCATTAAAGCATTGGAAGAATGGAGAATATTCCTGGAAGCAACG atccattaCCGCCCCAGAAAGCAGTCAGGAAAACCGGATGCCCTGTCCAGACAATTGGATTACATTGATACACCACCGGAACCAGAGGTCATGCTCCCCACAGAGgtttttgccaacacattggaggaagaactggAGATA GCATACCAAGaatatgactgggaagaggacctgctctggtaccgcggaaaacTGGTAGTACCCAATCATGAACCCCTGAAGGAGAGACTCctgagggaattccacaactctcCCATGGCAGGCCATCCAGGACAACAAAGGACTCTGGAACTTCTGAGttgcaactactggtggcctggCATGAAATCctcagccaaagaatgggtagagTGCTGCCCTGTATGTCAAGCCAATTGTCAAGCCCATGCCCTGGCAATTTCCCTGAAACCCTTGGAAATTCCTCTGTACCCCTTCCATACTATATCCTACAACTTCATTACAGGTTTCCCAAAGTCCCAAGGTTATGATGCAATCTTGGTTGtgattgactccttctccaaatttggccactttATTCCCACCACCAAAAAGGTCACTGCAAGAGGGTTGGCAGATCTATTTGTTGCCCATgtttggaaactccatgggttACCAGTCAGAACCATATTGGACCAAGGAACCACGTTCACAGGCAAATTCCTCAGGGCCCTTTACCAACGGCTAGGCATCAAACTGTCCTTCTCATTGGCTTATCACCCGGAATCAGATGGGCAGACAGAAAGGGTAAACCAGTTCATAGAATTTTACCTACGGTTGTACGTATCTGCGGatcactcagattgggccGCATGGCTGCCCTTAGCGGAGtatgcgtacaacaatgcaaaaCACGCTTCCACAGGAAAATCTccctttgaattggtctaTGGAAAGAGCCCAGTAATGAACCTGTCTAACATACCAGCCAATGTCCCTGAGGCAGACCAG gacaattcatgggaacccaaagaactgttggaacatagccaggaagagatcaaatGTTTCAACCAGGCCAGActcaaaaaggcttgtgatgccgccaagagcctttaa